The following are encoded together in the Vespa velutina chromosome 3, iVesVel2.1, whole genome shotgun sequence genome:
- the LOC124947500 gene encoding putative fatty acyl-CoA reductase CG5065 isoform X3, producing the protein MGTTSAYKDLERINDDTNLNGTSIEAFFANSVIFVTGATGFLGKALLEKLLRSCPRLSTIYILIRPKKGQTVTERFQTLVDNSIFDKIRCEHPGVINKVYPIRGDASEPDLGLSVDDRMTLTQNVNIVFHCAATVRFNEPLKVAVMLNIRATDRVLDLCKSMNHLKSLVHVSTAYSNADKREVKELVYKTEITAQAIMDMCEILDDETLSVLEKKLLEKHPNTYTLTKGIAEELVSKKGIGLPIIIVRPSIICAAYQEPLPGWIDNLYGITGIITEIGRGTIRSIYGDRKLKIDVVPVDYVVDTLICAAWHSTIHRDGSIQVYNCASSTINPISWGEFAKHIRKHVIESPSKYVMWYPNVGITTNRLVHKIIVVILHFLPAFLVDLLLMCQGSKPTMLDMSKRIDRAAKVGAFFALHEWDFGLDNMMDLIKHVKTMNDCSRFRVDFKDIDWDAYTRQYTLGIRQYILKDHPDSLTKARSRLSKLYWLRKMIQVLSILILYKLLKYVS; encoded by the exons ATGGGTACAACGAGTGCGTATAAAGATTTGGAGCGTATCAATGATGATACTAATCTTAACGGTACTTCGATCGAGGCCTTCTTTGCTAACTCAGTGATATTCGTAACCGGAGCAACCGGTTTTCTTGGAAAAGCTCTCTTGGAAAAACTTTTGCGATCGTGTCCTCGTTTAAGCACGATCTATATACTGATCCGTCCAAAAAAGGGTCAAACCGTTACAGAAAGATTTCAAACGCTCGTTGATAATTCG attttcgataaaattcgtTGCGAACATCCTGGCGTGATAAACAAAGTTTATCCAATACGAGGAGACGCGAGTGAACCTGATTTGGGTTTGAGCGTAGATGATAGAATGACACTAACTCAAAATGTAAACATAGTTTTCCATTGTGCTGCCACTGTACGTTTTAATGAGCCCCTCAAAGTAGCCGTTATGTTGAACATAAGAGCGACCGATCGAGTATTGGATCTATGCAAATCCATGAACCATCTTAAAAGTCTTGTTCATGTCAGTACAGCTTACAGTAATGCCGATAAACGCGAAGTAAAGGAACTCGTTTATaa AACCGAAATAACGGCGCAAGCCATCATGGATATGTGCGAGATTCTTGACGATGAAACGTTAAgtgtattagaaaaaaaattacttgaaAAACATCCAAATACGTATACACTCACTAAGGGTATTGCAGAAGAACTTGTGTCGAAGAAAGGAATTGGCTTGCCGATCATCATAGTTAGGCCTAGTATAATTTGTGCTGCTTATCAGGAACCACTTCCAGGATGGATAGATAATTTATATGGTATTACAG gtATTATTACTGAAATCGGTAGAGGTACCATTAGAAGTATATACGGCGATAGAAAGTTAAAAATCGATGTTGTACCGGTCGATTACGTTGTTGATACATTGATATGTGCGGCATGGCATAGTACAATACATCGTGACGGTTCAATACAGGTTTATAATTGTGCAAGTAGCACCATCAATCCTATCag ttggGGCGAATTCGCTAAACATATAAGAAAACATGTTATAGAATCACCATCGAAATATGTTATGTGGTATCCTAATGTCGGAATTACAACCAATAGATTAGTTCATAAAATTATAGTCGTTATATTACACTTTTTACCTGCGTTCTTAgtggatttattattaatgtgtCAGGGTAGTAAACCTAC CATGTTGGATATGTCGAAACGTATCGATCGTGCCGCAAAAGTCGGTGCGTTCTTCGCCTTACACGAATGGGATTTTGGTTTAGATAATATGATGGATTTAATAAAACATGTAAAAACTATGAATGACTGTAGCCGATTTCGTGTAGACTTCAAGGATATAGATTGGGATGCGTATACGCGTCAATATACATTAGGTATTagacaatatattttaaaggatCATCCCGATTCTTTGACCAAAGCACGAAGTCGATTATCCAA GCTATACTGGTTACGTAAAATGATTCAGGTCTTGAGCATCTTAATTTtgtacaaattattaaaatatgttagttag
- the LOC124947500 gene encoding putative fatty acyl-CoA reductase CG5065 isoform X2, which translates to MPEIKEGRVFRDIIKMGTTSAYKDLERINDDTNLNGTSIEAFFANSVIFVTGATGFLGKALLEKLLRSCPRLSTIYILIRPKKGQTVTERFQTLVDNSIFDKIRCEHPGVINKVYPIRGDASEPDLGLSVDDRMTLTQNVNIVFHCAATVRFNEPLKVAVMLNIRATDRVLDLCKSMNHLKSLVHVSTAYSNADKREVKELVYKTEITAQAIMDMCEILDDETLSVLEKKLLEKHPNTYTLTKGIAEELVSKKGIGLPIIIVRPSIICAAYQEPLPGWIDNLYGITGIITEIGRGTIRSIYGDRKLKIDVVPVDYVVDTLICAAWHSTIHRDGSIQVYNCASSTINPISWGEFAKHIRKHVIESPSKYVMWYPNVGITTNRLVHKIIVVILHFLPAFLVDLLLMCQGSKPTMLDMSKRIDRAAKVGAFFALHEWDFGLDNMMDLIKHVKTMNDCSRFRVDFKDIDWDAYTRQYTLGIRQYILKDHPDSLTKARSRLSKLYWLRKMIQVLSILILYKLLKYVS; encoded by the exons ATGCCAGA aaTTAAGGAAGGACGAGTCTTTCGAGACATCATCAAAATGGGTACAACGAGTGCGTATAAAGATTTGGAGCGTATCAATGATGATACTAATCTTAACGGTACTTCGATCGAGGCCTTCTTTGCTAACTCAGTGATATTCGTAACCGGAGCAACCGGTTTTCTTGGAAAAGCTCTCTTGGAAAAACTTTTGCGATCGTGTCCTCGTTTAAGCACGATCTATATACTGATCCGTCCAAAAAAGGGTCAAACCGTTACAGAAAGATTTCAAACGCTCGTTGATAATTCG attttcgataaaattcgtTGCGAACATCCTGGCGTGATAAACAAAGTTTATCCAATACGAGGAGACGCGAGTGAACCTGATTTGGGTTTGAGCGTAGATGATAGAATGACACTAACTCAAAATGTAAACATAGTTTTCCATTGTGCTGCCACTGTACGTTTTAATGAGCCCCTCAAAGTAGCCGTTATGTTGAACATAAGAGCGACCGATCGAGTATTGGATCTATGCAAATCCATGAACCATCTTAAAAGTCTTGTTCATGTCAGTACAGCTTACAGTAATGCCGATAAACGCGAAGTAAAGGAACTCGTTTATaa AACCGAAATAACGGCGCAAGCCATCATGGATATGTGCGAGATTCTTGACGATGAAACGTTAAgtgtattagaaaaaaaattacttgaaAAACATCCAAATACGTATACACTCACTAAGGGTATTGCAGAAGAACTTGTGTCGAAGAAAGGAATTGGCTTGCCGATCATCATAGTTAGGCCTAGTATAATTTGTGCTGCTTATCAGGAACCACTTCCAGGATGGATAGATAATTTATATGGTATTACAG gtATTATTACTGAAATCGGTAGAGGTACCATTAGAAGTATATACGGCGATAGAAAGTTAAAAATCGATGTTGTACCGGTCGATTACGTTGTTGATACATTGATATGTGCGGCATGGCATAGTACAATACATCGTGACGGTTCAATACAGGTTTATAATTGTGCAAGTAGCACCATCAATCCTATCag ttggGGCGAATTCGCTAAACATATAAGAAAACATGTTATAGAATCACCATCGAAATATGTTATGTGGTATCCTAATGTCGGAATTACAACCAATAGATTAGTTCATAAAATTATAGTCGTTATATTACACTTTTTACCTGCGTTCTTAgtggatttattattaatgtgtCAGGGTAGTAAACCTAC CATGTTGGATATGTCGAAACGTATCGATCGTGCCGCAAAAGTCGGTGCGTTCTTCGCCTTACACGAATGGGATTTTGGTTTAGATAATATGATGGATTTAATAAAACATGTAAAAACTATGAATGACTGTAGCCGATTTCGTGTAGACTTCAAGGATATAGATTGGGATGCGTATACGCGTCAATATACATTAGGTATTagacaatatattttaaaggatCATCCCGATTCTTTGACCAAAGCACGAAGTCGATTATCCAA GCTATACTGGTTACGTAAAATGATTCAGGTCTTGAGCATCTTAATTTtgtacaaattattaaaatatgttagttag
- the LOC124947500 gene encoding putative fatty acyl-CoA reductase CG5065 isoform X1, translating into MLTILMLIMDCVKNVQKWFLFTSNRRIKEGRVFRDIIKMGTTSAYKDLERINDDTNLNGTSIEAFFANSVIFVTGATGFLGKALLEKLLRSCPRLSTIYILIRPKKGQTVTERFQTLVDNSIFDKIRCEHPGVINKVYPIRGDASEPDLGLSVDDRMTLTQNVNIVFHCAATVRFNEPLKVAVMLNIRATDRVLDLCKSMNHLKSLVHVSTAYSNADKREVKELVYKTEITAQAIMDMCEILDDETLSVLEKKLLEKHPNTYTLTKGIAEELVSKKGIGLPIIIVRPSIICAAYQEPLPGWIDNLYGITGIITEIGRGTIRSIYGDRKLKIDVVPVDYVVDTLICAAWHSTIHRDGSIQVYNCASSTINPISWGEFAKHIRKHVIESPSKYVMWYPNVGITTNRLVHKIIVVILHFLPAFLVDLLLMCQGSKPTMLDMSKRIDRAAKVGAFFALHEWDFGLDNMMDLIKHVKTMNDCSRFRVDFKDIDWDAYTRQYTLGIRQYILKDHPDSLTKARSRLSKLYWLRKMIQVLSILILYKLLKYVS; encoded by the exons atgCTTACAATATTGATGTTGATCATGGACTGTGTCAAAAACGTACAAAAGTGGTTCTTGTTTACCTCTAATAGAAG aaTTAAGGAAGGACGAGTCTTTCGAGACATCATCAAAATGGGTACAACGAGTGCGTATAAAGATTTGGAGCGTATCAATGATGATACTAATCTTAACGGTACTTCGATCGAGGCCTTCTTTGCTAACTCAGTGATATTCGTAACCGGAGCAACCGGTTTTCTTGGAAAAGCTCTCTTGGAAAAACTTTTGCGATCGTGTCCTCGTTTAAGCACGATCTATATACTGATCCGTCCAAAAAAGGGTCAAACCGTTACAGAAAGATTTCAAACGCTCGTTGATAATTCG attttcgataaaattcgtTGCGAACATCCTGGCGTGATAAACAAAGTTTATCCAATACGAGGAGACGCGAGTGAACCTGATTTGGGTTTGAGCGTAGATGATAGAATGACACTAACTCAAAATGTAAACATAGTTTTCCATTGTGCTGCCACTGTACGTTTTAATGAGCCCCTCAAAGTAGCCGTTATGTTGAACATAAGAGCGACCGATCGAGTATTGGATCTATGCAAATCCATGAACCATCTTAAAAGTCTTGTTCATGTCAGTACAGCTTACAGTAATGCCGATAAACGCGAAGTAAAGGAACTCGTTTATaa AACCGAAATAACGGCGCAAGCCATCATGGATATGTGCGAGATTCTTGACGATGAAACGTTAAgtgtattagaaaaaaaattacttgaaAAACATCCAAATACGTATACACTCACTAAGGGTATTGCAGAAGAACTTGTGTCGAAGAAAGGAATTGGCTTGCCGATCATCATAGTTAGGCCTAGTATAATTTGTGCTGCTTATCAGGAACCACTTCCAGGATGGATAGATAATTTATATGGTATTACAG gtATTATTACTGAAATCGGTAGAGGTACCATTAGAAGTATATACGGCGATAGAAAGTTAAAAATCGATGTTGTACCGGTCGATTACGTTGTTGATACATTGATATGTGCGGCATGGCATAGTACAATACATCGTGACGGTTCAATACAGGTTTATAATTGTGCAAGTAGCACCATCAATCCTATCag ttggGGCGAATTCGCTAAACATATAAGAAAACATGTTATAGAATCACCATCGAAATATGTTATGTGGTATCCTAATGTCGGAATTACAACCAATAGATTAGTTCATAAAATTATAGTCGTTATATTACACTTTTTACCTGCGTTCTTAgtggatttattattaatgtgtCAGGGTAGTAAACCTAC CATGTTGGATATGTCGAAACGTATCGATCGTGCCGCAAAAGTCGGTGCGTTCTTCGCCTTACACGAATGGGATTTTGGTTTAGATAATATGATGGATTTAATAAAACATGTAAAAACTATGAATGACTGTAGCCGATTTCGTGTAGACTTCAAGGATATAGATTGGGATGCGTATACGCGTCAATATACATTAGGTATTagacaatatattttaaaggatCATCCCGATTCTTTGACCAAAGCACGAAGTCGATTATCCAA GCTATACTGGTTACGTAAAATGATTCAGGTCTTGAGCATCTTAATTTtgtacaaattattaaaatatgttagttag